A single region of the Fenollaria sporofastidiosus genome encodes:
- a CDS encoding precorrin-2 dehydrogenase/sirohydrochlorin ferrochelatase family protein: MLSIALNIKDRPVTIVGGGSVALRKFKTLLSEGAKLTVVAKDFIDGFACEGANLIKGVYKKEYIEGALLVFIATDDEELNDRVARDAKELGILYNRCDKKDDSEFHSINMKKLGGIDISISTGGRLPDLNKTIMDQMQSYAVYDDEFLDLASKLRECYIKCHRQDEIKKIKTYSKEEILSYIKEFEDFETKGGNEDK; encoded by the coding sequence ATGCTAAGCATAGCTCTTAATATAAAGGATAGACCTGTTACCATAGTTGGTGGCGGGTCTGTCGCTTTAAGAAAGTTTAAAACGCTTCTTAGTGAAGGAGCAAAGCTTACTGTCGTTGCTAAGGACTTCATAGATGGCTTTGCCTGCGAAGGAGCAAATCTGATAAAGGGTGTTTACAAAAAAGAATACATAGAAGGAGCCTTACTAGTCTTTATCGCGACTGATGATGAAGAGCTTAACGATAGAGTTGCACGTGATGCGAAGGAGCTTGGCATCTTATATAACAGGTGTGACAAGAAGGACGACTCTGAATTTCACTCTATCAACATGAAGAAGCTTGGCGGCATAGACATCTCCATATCGACAGGTGGAAGGCTTCCTGATCTAAACAAAACGATTATGGACCAGATGCAAAGCTACGCTGTATATGATGATGAGTTTTTAGACTTAGCATCGAAGCTAAGAGAGTGCTACATAAAGTGCCATAGACAAGACGAGATTAAGAAGATAAAGACTTACAGTAAAGAAGAAATTTTAAGCTATATAAAGGAGTTTGAAGACTTTGAAACTAAAGGTGGGAACGAGGACAAGTAG
- a CDS encoding energy-coupling factor ABC transporter ATP-binding protein: MLEVKNLEYTYESGQKVLDGVSLSTNNGAITMIIGENGAGKTTLFKNILGLLKRDKGEILVDGELLRYDKKSLLNYRKNVTMVFQDPDNQIFYSNVFDDTAFTLRNLGYDEETVKARVEMALKNANAYELKDEPVHFLSYGQKKRVAIASAIALGAKYILMDEPTAGLDPVSIGILKKTIASIAKDSSLLISTHDMEFCYEMADYIYVVKDAKIIKEGNKYEIFKDEDLIKRANQELPICVRVANAMGLDFFENNDQMIERLKAYAKHSS; encoded by the coding sequence ATGTTAGAAGTAAAAAATTTAGAATATACTTATGAGAGTGGACAAAAGGTCTTAGACGGAGTAAGCCTCTCGACTAATAACGGCGCCATCACCATGATTATAGGTGAGAACGGTGCCGGTAAGACTACTTTATTTAAAAACATACTTGGGCTACTAAAGAGGGACAAAGGCGAGATACTTGTTGATGGTGAGCTTCTTCGCTACGACAAGAAGAGTCTTTTGAATTATAGAAAGAACGTTACTATGGTTTTTCAAGACCCGGACAATCAAATCTTCTACTCGAACGTGTTTGATGACACTGCTTTTACGCTTAGAAACCTTGGCTACGACGAAGAAACTGTCAAGGCAAGGGTTGAGATGGCGCTTAAGAATGCAAACGCATATGAGCTAAAGGACGAGCCGGTTCACTTTTTAAGCTATGGACAAAAAAAGAGGGTTGCCATCGCTTCGGCGATCGCCTTGGGTGCAAAGTACATCCTTATGGACGAGCCGACTGCAGGACTTGACCCTGTGTCTATCGGCATACTTAAGAAGACTATCGCTTCTATTGCGAAGGATAGTTCGCTTCTAATATCTACTCACGATATGGAGTTTTGTTATGAGATGGCTGACTACATATATGTAGTTAAGGACGCAAAGATTATCAAGGAAGGCAATAAGTATGAGATCTTTAAGGATGAAGATCTTATTAAGCGCGCCAATCAAGAGCTGCCTATATGTGTTAGGGTTGCTAATGCTATGGGTCTTGACTTCTTTGAGAACAACGATCAAATGATAGAGAGATTAAAGGCTTATGCTAAGCATAGCTCTTAA
- the hemB gene encoding porphobilinogen synthase, with amino-acid sequence MKNRMRRLRLNANIREVFAETALRKEDLIYPLFVKDGVNEVEDIKSLKGQKQYTVDKLDEVIKELKDLGIRSVILFGVPEHKDACGSGAYAKDGVVQRAIRKIKELDKDFIVIGDVCMCEYTDHGHCGILHEDYVDNDETVSYLQKIAVSMAEAGVDIVAPSDMMDGRVAKIREALDDAGYINVSIMSYASKFASNYYGPFRDAAGSAPSFGDRKQYQMDYRNKREALREILLDVDEGADMLIVKPAMAYGDIIKLAAEETKLPIVAYSVSGEYAMLYDAVAGGLVKEDIIMETMLSFKRAGANLIITYFAKYLAERL; translated from the coding sequence ATGAAGAATAGAATGAGAAGACTAAGACTTAATGCGAACATTAGAGAAGTATTCGCAGAGACAGCTCTTAGAAAGGAAGACCTTATATATCCACTTTTTGTGAAAGATGGAGTTAATGAGGTAGAAGATATAAAGAGCTTAAAGGGACAAAAGCAATACACCGTTGACAAGCTTGATGAAGTGATTAAAGAGTTAAAGGACTTGGGCATACGCTCAGTAATACTATTTGGCGTGCCAGAGCACAAAGACGCGTGCGGCTCAGGTGCTTATGCAAAGGACGGCGTTGTTCAAAGAGCGATTAGAAAGATTAAAGAGCTTGACAAGGACTTCATCGTTATAGGTGACGTGTGCATGTGCGAGTACACTGATCACGGTCACTGCGGCATCTTGCACGAGGACTATGTAGATAATGACGAGACTGTTTCATACTTACAAAAGATAGCCGTGTCCATGGCAGAGGCAGGAGTAGATATAGTCGCACCATCGGACATGATGGACGGACGCGTTGCGAAGATTAGAGAGGCACTTGATGATGCTGGCTACATCAACGTATCAATCATGAGCTATGCATCAAAGTTTGCATCAAACTACTACGGACCATTCAGAGATGCAGCAGGTAGCGCACCAAGTTTTGGCGATAGAAAGCAGTATCAAATGGACTACAGAAACAAAAGGGAAGCACTTAGAGAGATACTATTAGACGTAGATGAGGGAGCCGACATGCTTATAGTTAAGCCTGCCATGGCATATGGAGACATAATTAAGCTTGCAGCCGAAGAGACTAAGTTACCTATAGTTGCTTACTCAGTAAGTGGAGAGTATGCTATGCTATACGACGCAGTTGCGGGTGGCCTTGTCAAAGAAGACATCATCATGGAGACTATGCTTTCATTTAAAAGGGCGGGAGCAAATTTAATCATCACATACTTTGCTAAGTACTTAGCAGAAAGATTATAA
- a CDS encoding ImmA/IrrE family metallo-endopeptidase: MSEKYLEDALNLIEEHGTNDPYEILENLGVVVIPINIGAAFLGMFRILDGVSYVIYNTRVDEIVIKEVLAHELGHFLYHKEYASEAELADFGLTQESSIIEAQANTFAAHLLIDEDELLDTLEEGMSYMELAQRLMIDENLLLYKLKSMKKRGLKINLSEVARSEFFQNLAEQAKNYDID; encoded by the coding sequence GTGAGTGAGAAATATTTAGAAGACGCACTCAATTTGATAGAAGAACACGGGACAAACGATCCATATGAGATATTAGAGAACCTTGGAGTGGTAGTTATACCTATTAACATAGGTGCTGCCTTCCTTGGTATGTTTAGAATTTTAGACGGTGTAAGCTACGTAATATATAATACTCGCGTGGATGAAATCGTGATTAAAGAAGTCCTGGCACATGAGCTAGGACATTTTTTATATCATAAAGAGTATGCAAGTGAAGCTGAGCTAGCCGACTTTGGTTTAACGCAAGAGTCGTCCATCATAGAAGCGCAGGCCAATACCTTTGCGGCGCATCTACTTATAGATGAGGATGAGCTCTTGGACACCTTAGAGGAAGGCATGAGCTATATGGAGCTTGCTCAAAGACTTATGATTGATGAGAACCTACTACTTTATAAGCTTAAGTCGATGAAGAAGAGAGGACTTAAGATTAATTTAAGCGAAGTGGCTCGCAGTGAATTCTTTCAAAATCTTGCAGAACAAGCTAAAAATTACGATATAGACTAG
- a CDS encoding ribonuclease H1 domain-containing protein → MAKKYYAVKSGRVSGIYETWDEAKEQVHGYKQAMYKSFKTLEDAQSYMEDEAPEVKNDLTGKLLAYVDGSFSNIIKKYAAAAVYVIDDEVIATEALAYDNKELVQIRNVAGEIKASMMAIDYAIDKGYDEVHIFFDYEGIRSWAMGYWKTNIDATKDYKKFFDAKKDEVEIHFHKVEAHTGDKYNELADSLAKKALIKMS, encoded by the coding sequence ATGGCGAAGAAGTATTATGCCGTGAAGTCCGGCAGAGTTAGCGGCATATATGAGACATGGGACGAAGCAAAAGAGCAAGTTCATGGATATAAGCAAGCGATGTATAAGTCGTTTAAGACCTTAGAGGATGCTCAGTCATACATGGAAGACGAGGCGCCTGAAGTCAAAAATGATTTGACTGGAAAACTTCTTGCTTATGTTGATGGGAGCTTCAGCAATATAATAAAAAAATATGCAGCAGCTGCCGTATATGTCATAGATGATGAAGTGATAGCTACAGAGGCACTTGCATATGATAACAAAGAGCTTGTTCAAATACGAAACGTTGCAGGCGAGATCAAAGCATCAATGATGGCGATTGACTACGCGATAGACAAGGGCTACGACGAAGTGCACATCTTTTTCGACTACGAAGGTATACGCAGCTGGGCCATGGGTTATTGGAAGACAAACATAGACGCGACTAAGGACTACAAGAAGTTTTTCGATGCGAAGAAGGACGAGGTCGAGATACATTTTCATAAGGTAGAGGCACACACGGGAGATAAGTATAACGAGCTTGCAGACAGCTTAGCTAAAAAAGCACTGATTAAAATGTCTTGA
- the hemC gene encoding hydroxymethylbilane synthase produces MKLKVGTRTSRLALKQVELVFDKLKNYYDIDYEVVGIETLGDIDKKTSIRQMGGKGVFVRAIEEALVDGKIDIAVHSLKDMTSELAPGLEIIYFGQRARRNDIVVLNRVHSGKTALERSMKVATGSLRRKFLLGQKDNDYIVSEIRGNIESRVAKLDEMGFDAIILSRAAIDRLDLNDELKGRLIDLDEDEFLPSPCQGVIALELNSNNHELKQMLMSIRDAKTDFEVDIERAFLSESGASCNKPLGIHVVSKGDKAHVKAFMASDDLKRYKYLDFDTDKESYARDVKKYTEVIKGEIDG; encoded by the coding sequence TTGAAACTAAAGGTGGGAACGAGGACAAGTAGGCTTGCGCTGAAGCAAGTTGAGCTTGTATTTGATAAATTAAAAAATTACTACGACATTGACTACGAAGTTGTGGGCATAGAGACGCTTGGAGATATCGACAAGAAGACATCCATACGCCAGATGGGTGGCAAGGGTGTCTTTGTCAGGGCGATTGAAGAAGCACTTGTTGATGGCAAGATCGACATCGCTGTGCACTCATTAAAGGATATGACTTCTGAGCTTGCGCCTGGTCTTGAGATCATATACTTTGGTCAGAGAGCAAGAAGAAATGACATAGTTGTTCTTAACAGAGTGCATAGTGGTAAGACGGCTCTTGAGCGCAGCATGAAGGTTGCTACCGGCTCCTTAAGACGCAAGTTCTTACTTGGGCAAAAGGACAATGACTACATAGTTTCTGAGATAAGGGGCAACATCGAGTCGAGAGTAGCAAAGCTTGATGAGATGGGCTTCGACGCTATTATATTATCAAGAGCGGCTATAGATAGACTCGATTTAAATGATGAGCTTAAAGGTAGACTCATAGACTTAGATGAGGACGAGTTTTTACCATCGCCATGCCAAGGTGTTATAGCTCTTGAACTTAACTCGAATAATCACGAGCTAAAACAGATGCTAATGTCTATAAGGGATGCGAAAACTGATTTTGAAGTAGACATCGAGAGAGCCTTTCTTAGTGAGTCGGGCGCATCGTGCAACAAGCCGCTTGGTATACATGTAGTATCAAAGGGCGATAAGGCACATGTCAAGGCCTTTATGGCATCAGACGACCTAAAGAGGTACAAGTATCTAGACTTTGATACGGACAAAGAAAGCTATGCGCGTGATGTGAAAAAATACACTGAAGTGATTAAAGGTGAGATAGATGGCTAA
- the cobA gene encoding uroporphyrinogen-III C-methyltransferase: MAKVYLVGAGPGDEGLITIKGLSLIQKADYIIYDRLINYNLLNEKKEGANVFYVGKEGMKSSWKQDEINELLLKCARDEGKIIVRLKGGDPLVFGRGSEEALYLKEHGVDTEIVPGISSSIGGLIYAGIPTTHREVARSFHVFTGHTMNGPAELDWETLAHMEGTLIFLMAMSNIETIAKKLIEAGKDPMTKAAFIYKATRSDQRRYITTLKDAYKTKVDNDIKNPSVFVVGDVVNFANDIDFFGDRPFKDRSFILLRKKEFNQDFKDFLIDNKAEFLELETIKYTPIQDAGFDNALRHIEDYKCLILTSRNAVEFFFRRALELAIDFRRFANIKIASIGQKTMKDIAQYGFKADYVSEKYTSDELIKNVISNFDKKAKVLYPHSDKAKGNIRAALADYDVDAFEVYKNSDEAYEKMYLDDKVYDIFFFSSSEAISFNKFYPEIMAKARIYSIGPYTTKSIEELGYKVYKEAKVHDSEGMIDLIKEEINNEE, encoded by the coding sequence ATGGCTAAGGTATATTTAGTTGGAGCGGGCCCTGGTGATGAGGGCCTAATTACTATAAAGGGGCTAAGCTTAATACAAAAGGCGGACTACATTATCTACGATAGGCTTATCAATTACAACTTGCTCAATGAAAAGAAGGAAGGCGCAAATGTATTCTACGTCGGCAAAGAGGGGATGAAGTCCTCTTGGAAGCAAGATGAGATTAATGAGCTTCTGCTTAAGTGCGCACGTGATGAAGGCAAGATCATAGTTAGACTAAAGGGAGGCGACCCGCTTGTCTTTGGACGCGGTTCTGAGGAAGCACTCTACCTAAAGGAGCACGGCGTTGATACAGAGATAGTGCCCGGCATCTCATCATCGATAGGCGGCCTTATATATGCAGGTATACCTACGACACACAGAGAAGTCGCAAGGAGCTTTCACGTCTTTACTGGTCACACTATGAACGGACCTGCAGAGCTTGATTGGGAAACCCTTGCACATATGGAAGGGACACTCATCTTCCTTATGGCTATGAGTAATATAGAGACCATTGCAAAGAAGCTTATAGAAGCTGGCAAGGATCCAATGACTAAGGCAGCCTTCATATACAAGGCGACAAGGTCTGATCAAAGAAGATATATAACAACACTTAAGGATGCTTACAAGACTAAAGTGGATAATGATATAAAGAATCCATCGGTCTTTGTAGTCGGAGATGTGGTTAACTTTGCCAATGATATAGACTTCTTTGGAGACAGGCCATTTAAGGATAGAAGCTTTATACTATTAAGAAAGAAGGAGTTCAATCAAGACTTCAAGGACTTCCTTATCGACAATAAGGCAGAGTTTTTGGAGCTTGAGACTATAAAGTACACTCCTATACAAGATGCAGGCTTTGATAATGCACTTAGGCATATAGAAGATTACAAGTGCCTAATACTTACTAGCCGTAATGCAGTAGAATTTTTCTTTAGGAGAGCCTTGGAGCTTGCTATAGACTTTAGAAGATTTGCTAATATCAAGATAGCCTCCATAGGTCAGAAGACTATGAAGGACATAGCTCAGTATGGTTTCAAAGCAGACTATGTATCAGAGAAATATACATCAGACGAGCTGATCAAGAATGTAATCTCGAACTTTGACAAAAAGGCAAAGGTTTTGTATCCTCACTCAGATAAGGCCAAGGGCAACATTAGAGCGGCACTAGCTGACTACGATGTGGACGCCTTTGAAGTGTATAAGAACAGCGATGAGGCATATGAGAAGATGTACCTTGATGATAAGGTGTATGACATATTCTTCTTCTCGTCATCGGAAGCTATTAGCTTCAATAAGTTCTACCCAGAGATAATGGCAAAGGCGAGGATATATTCCATAGGACCATATACTACAAAGAGCATAGAAGAACTTGGCTACAAAGTATATAAAGAAGCCAAAGTACATGACTCAGAAGGCATGATAGATTTAATTAAAGAGGAGATAAACAATGAAGAATAG
- a CDS encoding helix-turn-helix domain-containing protein: MNFAMKLKRLRERAGLTQTELAEQLGLSLKTISRYEVNGMRPRSRQTYNDMANIFRVDASYLLVDDDDYKVPVQDQNYDMLVNGMIGLFAGGTLSDEDKKAVVEAITEAYYKSKYQNADKKEGSKN; encoded by the coding sequence ATGAATTTTGCAATGAAGTTAAAAAGATTGAGAGAACGTGCAGGCTTAACTCAAACTGAGCTTGCGGAGCAACTAGGTTTATCATTAAAAACTATATCAAGATACGAAGTCAATGGTATGAGACCTCGTAGTAGACAAACATATAACGACATGGCTAATATATTTAGAGTAGACGCATCATACTTATTAGTTGATGATGACGACTACAAAGTTCCAGTTCAAGATCAAAACTATGACATGCTTGTCAATGGTATGATAGGCTTGTTTGCTGGTGGCACACTTAGTGATGAAGACAAGAAGGCTGTTGTTGAAGCGATAACTGAAGCTTATTACAAGTCGAAGTATCAAAATGCAGACAAAAAAGAAGGCAGCAAGAATTAG